In Castanea sativa cultivar Marrone di Chiusa Pesio chromosome 6, ASM4071231v1, a single window of DNA contains:
- the LOC142640034 gene encoding uncharacterized protein LOC142640034: MDLIDKYKRVEEDQQLGKGKAKVVLQDIRDFRSDKYNNNCPQRDFTGQSGIAAGQVVNTLVRGGRLMQFLYHPNGQGDKAGSGSQRDASSKPPLGTTSVILVTLGRTGSHPSKVLSIAQPLTEDSSPEPKRSRMEVRLALSFSDEDKVETVQPHDDGLVFTLRIWAMM, translated from the exons ATGGACCTCATTGACAAGTATAAACGGGTTGAGGAGGACCAACAGCTGGGTAAAGGTAAGGCTAAGGTGGTCCTTCAAGATATAAGGGACTTCAGGTCGGACaagtataataataattgtcCTCAGCGGGATTTCACTGGGCAATCTGGAATTGCTGCTGGTCAAGTGGTTAACACT CTAGTCCGAGGTGGCAGGTTAATGCAATTTTTATATCACCCCAATGGGCAAGGAGACAAGGCAGGGTCAGGATCTCAGAGAGATGCTTCCTCAAAGCCACCTCTGGGCACAACTAGCGTTATTCTTGTCACTCTGGGAAGAACTGGTTCCCACCCCTCTAAGGTACTGTCCATAGCTCAGCCACTCACAGAGGACTCATCCCCTGAGCCAAAGAGGAGTAGGATGGAGGTTCGATTAGCATTGAGTTTTtctgatgaagataaggttgAAACCGTGCAACCACACGATGATGGCCTGGTGTTCACTCTTAGAATATGGGCTATGATGTAG